The Xiphias gladius isolate SHS-SW01 ecotype Sanya breed wild chromosome 7, ASM1685928v1, whole genome shotgun sequence genome window below encodes:
- the LOC120792086 gene encoding cell adhesion molecule 2-like yields MTCRVDYNDNTSLQWSNPAQQTLFFGDKKALRDHRIELVRASWQELTIRIGDVSLSDEGQYTCSLFTMPVKTTKAFLTVLGVPGRPEITGSTKPAMEGDLITLTCTTLGSKPAANIRWFRNDKEVQGTKEVNATGKSFAVRSSLQFHVDRRDDGVAYTCSVEHVSLSNPYMTTEVLEVHYAPHLEITHSLIIPQEGQYFKLECVSIGNPIPEPVLWSKDGGELPDIERMIVEGRELTITTLNKTDNGTYRCEASNHLGTSTAEYILFVYDPNALGQHGPDHALIGGVVAVVVFITLCLIIVLGRYLARHKGTYLTHEAKGAEDAPDADTAIINAEGNHVHAEEKKEYFI; encoded by the exons CTCTGAGAGACCACAGAATCGAGCTGGTGCGCGCCTCGTGGCAGGAGCTCACCATCAGAATTGGTGACGTCAGCCTGTCAGATGAGGGCCAGTACACCTGCTCGCTCTTCACCATGCCTGTCAAGACCACCAAGGCCTTTCTCACCGTTCTGG GAGTGCCAGGGCGGCCCGAGATCACAGGATCCACCAAGCCTGCCATGGAGGGGGATTTAATTACCCTGACGTGCACCACATTGGGCAGCAAACCAGCTGCCAACATCCGGTGGTTCCGCAATGACAAGGAGGTCCAAG GCACTAAGGAAGTGAACGCCACAGGAAAATCATTCGCAGTGAGGAGCAGCCTCCAGTTCCACGTGGACAGACGGGACGACGGCGTTGCCTACACCTGCAGCGTGGAGCACGTGTCACTGTCCAACCCCTACATGACAACTGAGGTCCTGGAGGTCCACT ATGCTCCCCATCTGGAGATCACACATTCACTGATTATTCCACAGGAAGGGCAATACTTCAAACTGGAGTGTGTTTCCATAGGCAACCCAAT ACCTGAACCGGTGCTGTGGTCTAAGGATGGGGGAGAGCTGCCAGACATTGAGCGTATGATTGTGGAGGGAAGGGAACTAACCATCACCACactaaacaaaacagacaatggCACATACCGCTGCGAGGCCAGCAACCACCTGGGGACCAGCACTGCTGAATATATACTGTTTGTATATG ATCCTAACGCTTTAGGACAACACGGACCTGACCACGCTCTAATCGGCGGCGTTGTTGCAGTCGTGGTCTTCATCACCTTGTGTTTGATAATAGTTCTTGGACGATATCTGGCCAGACATAAAG GGACGTATCTAACGCACGAGGCCAAGGGAGCAGAGGATGCCCCCGATGCAGACACAGCCATCATCAACGCTGAGGGAAACCATGTGcatgcagaggaaaagaaagagtaCTTCATTTAG